Proteins encoded within one genomic window of Episyrphus balteatus chromosome 1, idEpiBalt1.1, whole genome shotgun sequence:
- the LOC129905299 gene encoding conserved oligomeric Golgi complex subunit 6-like yields MSELSAAEEDRIQKRVNKILETRLDTDKDTLEALADLSTFFTDNTLQNRRNLRSQIEKRSVGINENFLNAFREVKLSLDAVCTEIDTMANSVRTMKEDLESSKALTHDLITQTNSLQEERSKLQIHQQIAEAFLGRFQLSVPEHQMLYGTTRDAPIVGDFFKVLDRVQAIHSDCRVLMQCGYQTAALDIMEEMTLHQEGALERLYRWTQNHCRNLNNNEIGGLVVEAMNRLQDRPVLFKYVIDEYAISRRAVLVRMFIDALTVGGPGGNPKPIEMHAHDPKRYIGDMFAWLHQAIPSEKENLMILVKKCDKNDLSDQIQTALAHIADGVCHPLKVRVETILNSEKDTIILFALSNLLRFYQHTINQVVKGGALEQCISELQKFSEQVYLNSLSSQVKTILQRPASHVMGLEPPQRDLVPPSSVGRLLNILKEILSVATMVDGRQSDITKIVSCVIDPLLQSVQESASHLPTVDMAVYLLNCLYHMQSTLAVYEYMDERVERLQAQSEAQMDTLTSEQASSLVANLNLGPIYTILQNNQNKIEANLLKIFMSKMDAFLEMPDILLLPQIQLLLSSNHRSTVQKRAFNVIVTIYKQIYERVHDPANGFENPETIFSKTPEQVSSILAV; encoded by the exons atgaGTGAATTATCTGCAGCTGAAGAGGATCGTATCCAAAAACGTGTTAACAAAATTCTAGAAACTCGTCTAGACACTGACAAG GACACCTTGGAAGCTCTTGCCGACTTGTCAACCTTCTTCACCGATAACACCCTCCAAAATCGTCGTAATCTTCgtagtcaaattgaaaaacgtAGTGTCGGCATCAATGAAAACTTCCTCAATGCATTTCGTGAAGTTAAATTATCTCTCGATGCTGTTTGCACTGAAATTGATACAATGGCAAATTCAGTGAGAACCATGAAAGAAGATTTAGAGAGTTCCAAAGCTCTGACTCATGATTTGATTACTCAAACAAACTCTTTACAAGAAGAACGAAGTAAATTACAAATACATCAACAAATCGCCGAGGCATTCCTCGGCCGTTTCCAATTAAGTGTCCCCGAACATCAAATGTTGTATGGAACAACGAGAGATGCCCCAATTGTTGGGGATTTCTTTAAAGTTCTCGATCGGGTGCAAGCTATTCACTCTGATTGTAGAGTATTAATGCAGTGTGGCTATCAGACAGCTGCTTTGGATATTATGGAAGAGATGACATTGCATCAGGAAGGTGCTTTGGAGCGTCTTTACCGATGGACACAAAATCATTGTAGGAACTTGAATAACAACGAAATTGGGGGTTTAGTTGTGGAAGCTATGAACCGTTTACAAGATCGTCCAGTTTTGTTTAA GTATGTCATCGATGAATATGCCATCTCTCGTCGGGCAGTTTTGGTCAGAATGTTCATCGATGCTCTGACTGTTGGTGGGCCTGGTGGCAATCCAAAACCAATTGAAATGCATGCTCACGATCCCAAACGATACATCGGAGACATGTTTGCTTGGTTGCATCAAGCAATTCCAAGCGAAAAAGAGAATCTTATGATTTTGGTTAAGAAATGTGATAAAAATG ATTTATCTGATCAAATTCAGACAGCATTGGCTCATATTGCCGATGGTGTTTGTCATCCATTGAAGGTTCGAGTTGAGACAATTTTGAATTCCGAGAAAGATACgataattttatttgctttgtCTAATCTTCTTCGATTTTATCAGCATACTATCAATCAG GTTGTCAAAGGAGGAGCTCTGGAACAGTGTATCAGTGAACTTCAGAAATTCAGCGAGCAGGTGTACCTAAACTCGTTGTCTAGCCAAGTAAAGACGATTCTTCAGCGGCCAGCATCTCATGTAATGGGCTTGGAACCTCCACAAAGAGATCTAGTTCCACCATCATCCGTTGGACGTCTCTTAAATATCCTCAAGGAAATACTTTCTGTGGCTACCATGGTCGATGGACGTCAGTCAGACATTACTAAGATCGTCTCCTGCGTTATTGATCCTCTCCTCCAATCAGTGCAGGAGTCTGCTTCTCATTTACCGACAGTCGATATGGCTGTTTATCTTCTGAATTGTCTCTATCACATGCAAAGTACTTTGGCTGTCTACGAGTACATGGATGAGAGAGTTGAACGTTTACAAGCTCAATCTGAAGCTCAAATGGATACTCTTACATCCGAGCAGGCTTCCTCGCTAGTTGCTAATTTGAATCTTGGCCCAATATATACGATTTTgcaaaataatcaaaacaaaattgaagcgAATCTATTGAAGATTTTCATGAGTAAAATGGATGCATTTTTGGAAATGCCCGATATTTTGTTATTGCCACAAATTCAGTTACTCTTGTCGAGTAATCATCGATCGACTGTGCAGAAGAGGGCATTTAATGTGATTGTTACCATTTACAAGCAAATCTATGAGAGGGTTCACGATCCAGCAAATGGATTTGAAAATCCTGAGACGATTTTTTCGAAGACTCCCGAGCAGGTGTCGAGTATTTTGGCAGTGTAG